The following proteins are co-located in the Phocoena phocoena chromosome 1, mPhoPho1.1, whole genome shotgun sequence genome:
- the CLSTN1 gene encoding calsyntenin-1 — protein sequence MDRNYKFIFSVNKHKPWLEPTYHGLVTESDSTVLLDPPLIALDKDAPLRFAESFEVTVTKEGEICGFKIHGQNVPFDAVVVDKSTGEGIIRSKEKLDCELQKDYTFAIQAYDCGKGPDGANVKKSHKATVHIQVNDVNEYAPVFKEKSYKATVVEGKQYDSILRVEAVDADCSPQFSQICSYEIVTPDVPFAVDKDGYIKNTEKLNSRKEQQYKLTVTAYDCGKKRATEDVLVKISIKPTCTPGWQGWNNRVEYEPGTGALALFPNVHLETCGESVASVQVTVELETSHIGKGCDRDTYSEKSLHRLCGAASGTAELLPSPGSSLNWTIGLPTDNGHDSDQVFEFNGTQGVRVPDGVVSVNPKEPFTISVWMRHGPFGRKKETVLCSSDKTDMNRHHYSLYVHGCRLIFLLRQDPSEEKKYRPAEFHWKLNQVCDEEWHHYVLNVEIPNVTLYVDGVSHKPFSVTEDYPLHASKIETQLMVGACWQEYSGVENDNETEPVPVASAGGDLYMTQFFRGNLAGLTIRSGKLTDKKVIDCLYTCKEGLDLHIPEDGGSGVKIQANPSQSVLTLEGEDVAELDKAMQHTSYLNSRQFPTPGIRRLRITSVVKCFNEAACLAVPVLDGYVMVLQPEEPKISLSGIHHFARAASEFESSEGVFLFPELRIISTITREVEPEGEGDEDPTVQESLVSEEIVHDLDTCEVTVEGEELNREQESLEVDTAHLQQKGIEVSSSDLGVVFTGVDTMASYEEVLHLLRYRNWHTRSLLDRKFKLVCSELNGRYVSNEFQVEVNVIHTANPVEHASHMAAQPQFVHPEHRSFIDLSGHNLANPHPFAVVPSTATVVIVVCVSFLVFMIILGVFRIRAAHQRTMRDQDSGKENEMDWDDSALTITVNPMETYEDQHSSEEEEEEEEEEEEESEAGDEEDDITSAESESSEEEGVEPGDRQTASRQQQLEWDDSTLSY from the exons AGAGTTTTGAGGTGACAGTCACCAAAGAAG GTGAGATTTGTGGATTTAAAATTCATGGGCAGAATGTCCCCTTTGATGCAGTAGTGGTGGATAAATCCACTGGCGAGGGAATCATTCGCTCAAAAGAGAAACTGGACTGTGAACTCCAGAAGGACTACACATTCGCCATCCAGGCCTACGACTGCGGGAAGGGGCCTGACGGGGCCAACGTGAAAAAGTCTCATAA AGCAACTGTCCATATTCAGGTGAACGACGTGAACGAGTACGCCCCTGTATTCAAGGAGAAGTCCTACAAAGCCACGGTGGTAGAGGGGAAGCAGTATGACAGCATCCTGAGGGTGGAGGCAGTGGACGCAGACTGCTCCCCCCAGTTCAGCCAGATTTGCAGCTATGAGATTGTCACCCCGGATGTGCCATTTGCTGTCGACAAAGATG gttatataaAAAACACAGAGAAGCTGAACTCCAGGAAAGAGCAACAGTACAAGCTGACAGTCACGGCCTACGACTGTGGGAAGAAGAGGGCAACAGAGGATGTTTTGGTGAAGATCAGCATCAAACCCACCTGCACCCCTGGGTGGCAAG GATGGAACAACAGGGTCGAGTACGAGCCTGGCACTGGTGCTTTGGCGCTCTTCCCAAACGTCCACCTGGAGACATGTGGTGAATCGGTGGCCTCAGTGCAGGTGACGGTGGAGCTGGAGACCAGCCACATAGGGAAGGGCTGTGACCGCGACACCTACTCCGAGAAGTCCCTCCACCGGCTCTGTG GCGCTGCGTCTGGCACAGCTGAGCTGCTCCCTTCCCCGGGCAGCTCCTTGAACTGGACCATCGGCCTCCCCACTGACAATGGCCACGACAGCGACCAGGTCTTCGAGTTCAATGGCACTCAAGGGGTGAGGGTCCCAGATGGCGTCGTTTCCGTCAACCCCAAGGAGCCTTTTACAATCTCTGTGTGGATGAGGCACGGGCCGTTTGGCAGGAAGAAGGAGACGGTCCTTTGCAGCTCAGACAAAACAG ATATGAACCGACACCATTATTCACTCTATGTCCACGGCTGCCGGCTTATTTTCCTCCTCCGTCAGGATCCttcagaagagaagaaatacagaCCTGCAGAATTCCACTGGAAGTTGAATCAG GTCTGTGACGAGGAATGGCATCACTATGTCCTCAACGTGGAAATCCCAAACGTGACTCTTTACGTGGACGGCGTCTCTCACAAGCCCTTCTCTGTGACTGAAGACTACCCGCTTCATGCGTCCAAGATCGAAACCCAGCTCATGGTTGGAGCTTGCTGGCAAG AGTATTCAGGAGttgaaaatgacaatgaaactgAGCCTGTGCCTGTGGCCTCTGCAG GTGGTGACCTGTACATGACTCAGTTTTTCCGAGGTAATCTGGCTGGCCTGACAATCCGTTCCGGGAAGCTCACAGATAAAAAAGTGATTGACTGTCTGTATACCTGTAAAGAGGGGCTAGACCTGCACATCCCCGAAGACGGCGGCAGCGGTGTCAAG ATCCAAGCCAACCCCAGTCAGTCAGTGTTGACCTTGGAGGGAGAGGATGTAGCGGAGTTGGATAAGGCTATGCAGCACACTTCCTACCTGAATTCACGACAGTTCCCCACACCCGGGATCCGAAGACTCAGAATCACCAGCGTGGTCAA GTGTTTTAACGAGGCCGCCTGCCTCGCAGTCCCCGTGTTGGATGGCTACGTGATGGTTTTGCAGCCGGAAGAGCCCAAGATCAGTCTGAGTGGCATCCACCATTTTGCTCGAGCGGCTTCCGAATTTGAAAGTTCGGAGGGGGTTTTCCTTTTCCCCGAGCTTCGGATCATTAGCACCATCACGAGAGAGGTGGAGCCCGAAGGAGAAGGGGACGAGGACCCCACAG TTCAAGAGTCACTGGTGTCAGAGGAGATTGTCCACGACCTAGACACCTGCGAGGTCACGGTGGAGGGAGAGGAACTGAACCGAGAGCAGGAGAGCCTAGAAGTGGACACGGCCCACCTGCAGCAGAAGGGCATCGAAGTGAGCAGCTCTGACCTGGGTGTGGTCTTCACAG GTGTCGACACCATGGCTAGCTACGAGGAGGTCTTGCACCTCCTGCGCTATCGGAACTGGCACACCAGGTCCTTGCTCGACCGGAAGTTCAAGCTCGTCTGCTCCGAGCTGAATGGTCGCTACGTCAGCAACGAGTTCCAGGTGGAG GTAAACGTCATCCACACGGCCAACCCCGTGGAGCACGCCAGCCACATGGCCGCGCAGCCGCAGTTCGTGCACCCCGAGCACCGCTCCTTCATTGACCTCTCAGGTCACAACCTGGCCAACCCCCACCCGTTCGCAG TCGTCCCCAGCACCGCAACCGTCGTCATCGTGGTGTGTGTCAGCTTCCTGGTTTTCATGATCATCCTGGGAGTGTTCCGGATCCGGGCTGCTCACCAGAGGACCATGCGGGACCAGGACAGCGGCAAGGAGAACGAGATGGATTGGGACGACTCTGCCCTGACCATCACCGTGAACCCCATGGAG ACATACGAGGACCAGCACAGcagcgaggaggaggaggaggaggaggaggaggaggaggaggagagcgaGGCCGGGGACGAGGAGGATGACATCACCAGCGCCGAGTCGGAGAGCAGCGAGGAGGAGGGAGTGGAGCCCGGCGACCGGCAGACTGCGAGCCGGCAGCAGCAGCTGGAGTGGGACGACTCCACCCTCAGCTACTGA